A region from the Desulfobotulus mexicanus genome encodes:
- the carB gene encoding carbamoyl-phosphate synthase large subunit, which translates to MPKRTDIHKIMIIGAGPIIISQACEFDYSGTQACKALREEGYEVVLVNSNPATIMTDPETADRTYIEPVTPESVARIIERERPDALLPTLGGQTGLNTAISLARMGVLEKYKVEMIGASIDAIEKAEDRERFRDAMNKIGLRIPKSGFAHNMDEVRIIGEEIGFPIIVRPSFTLGGTGGGVAYHMEELELMARVGLDASHITQVMLEESVLGWKEYELEVVRDRADNVVIICSIENIDPMGIHTGDSITVAPAQTLSDREYQVMRDAAIAIIREIGVDTGGSNVQFAVNPENGEMIIVEMNPRVSRSSALASKATGYPIAKIAAKLAVGYTLDELKNDITGETLAAFEPSLDYCVVKIPRWTFEKFPESPDVLTTAMKSVGETMAIGRTFREALQKALRSLEIGRFGLGADGRDIEDLEGRKPGQAEIYHKLATPNSRRLFYIREAFRQKMSVEAIHELTSIDPWFLHQIRVLVSFEDTIRRAGEKMDKDLLLQAKQMGFSDVQIAWLTGSTEKKISEKRKELGLAPVFKLVDTCAAEFRAATPYYYSTWEEECEARVSDKKKVMILGGGPNRIGQGIEFDYCCVHAAFALREMGVESIMVNSNPETVSTDYDTSDKLYFEPLTREDVLHIIEKEKPDGVIVQFGGQTPLNLSEALHAEGVPILGTQPESIDMAEDRELFQAMLHKLGLRQPANGTASSVEAALKVAQKIGYPVVVRPSYVLGGRAMKIVYDDDSLLSFTRLAMEASPGHPVLIDKFVSDAVELDVDAISDGETTIIGGIMEHIEEAGVHSGDSACVLPPYSIGEKMLEEVSAATKAMAKELKVVGLMNVQYAIQGQELFVLEVNPRASRTIPFVSKATGVPLAKLATRVMMGEKLSGMGLTEKLTPGHYSVKEVVLPFDRFPESDTLLGPEMKSTGEVMGIDMDLGMAFAKAMHGVGQKIPLSGCVFISVKDADKAAALRLAKEFAALGFSIAATRGTSTWFKENGVENRMIKKVSIGRPHVVDAIKNGEIQLIVNTASNDTRIQEDGYRIRRAALQYRVPYTTTMAGARSIRHAVSVLQQGAPDVRSLQEYHS; encoded by the coding sequence ATGCCAAAACGGACGGATATCCATAAAATAATGATTATCGGTGCAGGCCCCATCATCATCAGCCAGGCCTGCGAATTTGACTACTCCGGAACCCAGGCCTGCAAAGCCCTGAGGGAAGAGGGCTATGAAGTGGTGCTGGTCAATTCCAACCCAGCCACCATCATGACGGACCCGGAAACCGCAGACCGCACCTACATTGAGCCAGTAACACCTGAATCCGTGGCCCGCATCATTGAAAGGGAAAGGCCGGATGCCCTTCTGCCCACCCTTGGAGGCCAGACCGGACTCAACACAGCCATAAGCCTTGCCCGCATGGGCGTTCTCGAAAAGTACAAGGTAGAGATGATAGGTGCCTCCATAGATGCCATTGAAAAGGCCGAAGACAGGGAGCGATTCCGGGATGCCATGAATAAAATCGGCCTTCGCATTCCAAAGAGCGGCTTTGCCCATAACATGGATGAGGTCCGGATCATCGGAGAAGAAATCGGCTTTCCCATCATCGTACGCCCCAGCTTCACCCTTGGCGGCACTGGCGGCGGTGTTGCCTACCACATGGAGGAGCTGGAGCTGATGGCAAGGGTAGGACTGGATGCCAGCCACATCACCCAGGTCATGCTGGAAGAATCCGTTCTCGGATGGAAGGAATACGAGCTGGAGGTGGTGCGGGACAGGGCCGACAATGTGGTAATTATATGCTCCATAGAAAATATTGATCCCATGGGGATTCATACGGGGGATTCCATTACCGTTGCCCCGGCCCAGACCCTTTCCGACCGGGAATATCAGGTGATGCGGGATGCGGCCATTGCCATTATCCGTGAAATCGGCGTGGATACGGGCGGCTCCAATGTTCAGTTTGCCGTGAATCCTGAAAACGGGGAAATGATCATCGTAGAGATGAACCCCAGGGTTTCCCGAAGCTCGGCTCTGGCATCCAAGGCCACGGGCTACCCCATTGCCAAAATCGCCGCCAAGCTGGCCGTGGGCTATACCCTGGATGAGCTGAAAAACGATATCACCGGTGAAACACTGGCCGCCTTTGAGCCAAGCCTTGATTATTGTGTGGTGAAAATTCCCCGCTGGACCTTTGAAAAATTTCCGGAAAGCCCGGATGTGCTCACAACGGCCATGAAAAGCGTTGGGGAAACCATGGCCATAGGCCGTACCTTCAGAGAAGCCCTGCAAAAAGCCCTGCGTAGCCTTGAGATTGGTCGCTTTGGCCTTGGTGCCGACGGTCGGGATATCGAGGATCTCGAAGGAAGAAAACCCGGTCAGGCGGAAATATATCACAAACTTGCCACCCCCAACTCCCGCCGTCTTTTCTATATCCGGGAAGCTTTCCGCCAGAAAATGAGCGTGGAAGCCATCCATGAGCTGACCTCCATAGACCCATGGTTTCTCCACCAGATCCGTGTGCTTGTTTCCTTTGAGGATACCATCCGCAGGGCCGGAGAAAAAATGGACAAAGACCTTCTTCTGCAGGCCAAGCAAATGGGTTTTTCCGATGTGCAGATCGCATGGCTTACGGGAAGTACTGAAAAAAAGATCTCGGAAAAACGCAAAGAACTTGGCCTTGCTCCGGTCTTCAAGCTTGTGGACACCTGTGCTGCGGAGTTCAGGGCAGCCACACCCTATTACTATTCCACTTGGGAAGAAGAATGCGAGGCCAGGGTATCGGACAAAAAAAAGGTGATGATTCTGGGCGGCGGACCCAACCGCATCGGGCAGGGCATTGAGTTCGACTACTGCTGTGTGCATGCGGCCTTTGCCCTGCGGGAGATGGGTGTTGAATCCATAATGGTGAACTCCAACCCGGAAACCGTTTCCACGGATTATGATACCTCGGATAAACTCTACTTCGAGCCCCTGACCAGAGAAGATGTGCTGCACATCATTGAAAAGGAAAAGCCCGACGGAGTTATCGTGCAGTTCGGCGGGCAGACCCCCCTCAACCTCTCCGAAGCCCTCCATGCCGAAGGCGTTCCCATTCTGGGAACCCAGCCCGAAAGCATAGACATGGCCGAAGACCGGGAGCTTTTTCAGGCCATGTTGCATAAACTGGGCCTGCGTCAGCCCGCCAACGGGACGGCCAGCTCCGTGGAAGCTGCCCTGAAGGTGGCACAGAAGATAGGCTATCCCGTGGTGGTACGGCCTTCCTATGTACTGGGGGGAAGGGCCATGAAGATAGTCTATGACGATGATTCCCTGCTTTCCTTTACCCGGCTTGCCATGGAAGCCTCACCGGGTCATCCTGTGCTGATAGATAAATTTGTTTCCGATGCCGTGGAGCTGGATGTGGATGCCATCAGCGACGGAGAAACCACCATCATCGGTGGCATCATGGAGCATATCGAGGAAGCAGGTGTCCACTCCGGAGACTCCGCTTGCGTGCTGCCGCCCTACAGTATCGGCGAAAAGATGCTGGAAGAGGTGAGTGCCGCAACCAAGGCCATGGCAAAGGAGCTGAAGGTGGTGGGGCTTATGAACGTTCAGTACGCCATACAGGGCCAAGAACTCTTCGTGCTGGAGGTAAACCCCAGAGCTTCCCGCACCATTCCCTTTGTGAGTAAGGCCACGGGTGTTCCTCTGGCAAAACTTGCCACAAGGGTTATGATGGGTGAAAAGCTTTCCGGTATGGGGCTGACGGAAAAACTTACTCCAGGGCATTACTCCGTCAAGGAAGTGGTACTGCCCTTTGACCGCTTCCCCGAATCCGATACCCTGCTGGGGCCTGAAATGAAATCCACGGGCGAAGTTATGGGCATTGATATGGATCTGGGTATGGCCTTTGCTAAGGCCATGCACGGTGTGGGTCAGAAAATCCCCTTATCCGGCTGTGTTTTCATCAGTGTTAAAGATGCTGACAAAGCAGCAGCCCTGAGGCTTGCCAAGGAATTTGCCGCCTTAGGCTTTTCCATTGCCGCAACCAGAGGCACATCCACCTGGTTTAAGGAAAATGGCGTTGAAAACCGCATGATCAAAAAGGTTTCCATCGGCAGACCCCATGTGGTGGATGCCATCAAAAACGGAGAAATCCAGCTCATTGTGAACACAGCCAGCAACGATACCCGTATTCAGGAAGACGGATACCGCATCCGAAGGGCAGCCCTGCAGTACCGTGTTCCCTATACCACCACCATGGCAGGGGCAAGGTCCATCCGCCATGCTGTATCCGTTCTGCAGCAAGGTGCGCCGGATGTACGCAGTCTGCAGGAGTACCATTCCTGA
- the carA gene encoding glutamine-hydrolyzing carbamoyl-phosphate synthase small subunit: MKAILALEDGRIFPCTSFTGAGETGGEVVFNTSMTGYQEVLTDPSYRGQMVTMTCPLMGNYGVNPEDVESDRIQVAAFIVREYQDFYSNHRATSSLAAYLKSQDVMGIEGLDTRALTRHLREKGAMRAVISTLETDTAKLVEKAKALPSMAGRDLVREVSTEIPYFWRDGRRISLGPSAELNENIWKKNKNHTVAAFDFGIKYNILRSLETAGFEVLVLPATTSASTVKALNPDGIFLSNGPGDPEPVSYAVSTIRELTGFKPIFGICLGNQLLGLAMGGKTFKLKFGHRGGNQAVRNEATKRVEITSQNHGFAVDLSTLDPSLVTVTHVNLNDGTLEGFRHNTLPIFTVQYHPEASPGPHDAHYLFNDFSEMVAENKNKRGQTPFVGIKGV; the protein is encoded by the coding sequence ATGAAAGCGATTCTGGCCCTGGAAGACGGCCGCATTTTTCCCTGCACAAGCTTTACCGGAGCAGGAGAAACAGGCGGCGAAGTTGTGTTCAACACCAGCATGACCGGCTATCAGGAAGTTCTCACCGATCCATCCTACAGGGGACAGATGGTCACCATGACCTGTCCCCTCATGGGCAACTACGGTGTCAACCCTGAAGATGTGGAATCCGACCGCATTCAGGTGGCGGCCTTCATTGTCAGGGAATATCAGGATTTTTACAGCAACCACAGGGCCACATCATCCCTTGCGGCATATCTGAAATCCCAGGATGTCATGGGCATAGAAGGTCTGGACACCCGTGCCCTTACCCGGCACCTCCGGGAAAAAGGTGCCATGCGTGCCGTCATTTCCACTCTGGAAACGGATACTGCTAAACTTGTGGAAAAGGCAAAAGCCCTGCCATCCATGGCTGGCCGGGATCTGGTAAGGGAGGTTTCCACAGAAATACCCTACTTCTGGCGGGACGGACGGCGCATTTCCCTGGGGCCTTCGGCAGAACTCAATGAAAACATATGGAAGAAAAACAAAAACCATACGGTGGCAGCCTTTGACTTCGGAATAAAATACAATATTCTCCGTTCTCTGGAAACGGCAGGCTTTGAGGTGCTGGTTCTTCCCGCCACCACATCCGCCTCCACGGTCAAGGCCCTGAATCCCGACGGTATTTTCCTTTCCAACGGCCCCGGAGACCCCGAACCCGTAAGCTATGCAGTCAGCACCATCAGGGAGCTGACCGGCTTTAAACCCATCTTTGGTATCTGCCTTGGCAACCAGCTTTTAGGCCTTGCCATGGGGGGCAAAACCTTCAAACTTAAATTCGGGCACAGGGGTGGCAATCAGGCCGTGCGCAACGAGGCCACAAAGCGTGTGGAAATCACCAGCCAGAACCATGGCTTTGCCGTGGACCTGAGCACACTGGACCCTTCCCTTGTCACCGTCACCCACGTTAATCTCAATGACGGTACTTTGGAAGGCTTCCGGCACAACACCCTTCCCATATTCACGGTGCAGTACCATCCCGAAGCCTCACCCGGTCCCCATGACGCCCATTATCTGTTTAATGATTTTTCTGAAATGGTGGCGGAGAACAAAAACAAAAGGGGTCAGACCCCTTTTGTGGGTATAAAAGGGGTCTGA